In Streptococcus parauberis NCFD 2020, the sequence TGCACCAAAATAAAATAAACAAAAAAGACAAAGCCTTAGCTTTGTCTTTTTTGTTTTAATGGTTGTTTTGTATTAATTAGTATAATCTCCACCAGGTACACCATAGTACTCTTCTAAGGTTTTGCCAGATTTAGCGATGTCACCTGCTTCTTTACCAACATAACGAATATGCCAGCTCTCTGCCTGATAACCCGTAGAGGACTCCTTACTAGGCAAATAACGCAAAACGAAACCATAATCAGGCGCATGTTCCAAAAGCCACTGAGATGCTTGTGGTTCTTCTAATAAATTTCCCTGACCATCAAGGATATCAAAAGCCAAACCGGATTGATGCTCACTGTAGCCAGGTCTTGCAGAATAGCGATCTGCTTGAGCTTGTCCGTCCCGATTGACATAATTTTGATAGAGTTCTGTCTGTGTATCATAGGACCTGAACCCACTATATTGCTCACTAACTGAAAAACCTTGATTTCTCATCGCAGCTAAAACTTGTAAGAAAGCTTCCTTAGCTTGAGGGTCCTCCCCAGGATTATAGTTCTTATCTAATGGGTGTTGTTTATTAACAATAATTACTGGTCCATATTTTCCTTCTACACTATAATAAGAACCGTTGTTTGTAACCTTAGCAGACTTACTGTTTTTGCTAGCCACTTTCTTTTTCGGCTGTGAAGATTCTGTAATTTTTTCAGAATCTTTCGTTTTACCTTGTGATTGGTTCTGTTGACATGCTGCTAAAGTGAACAAAAGAGGAATTAAGAGTAAGTAAGAATATTTTTTCAAGCAAGGACCTCCTAGTCATCAAAAAAATCCTTATAAAAAGGATTTTAAAATAGTCTAAATTTATGATAACGTTTTTCCACCAATTGGTCTAGTGTCAATTTTTTTAATTCTGTAAATTCTTTGATCAACTGGTCACGTAAGTTATCAATTATTTCAGATGAAAAATAGCCTCGTTCAGCTATAATATGATCAATCACGCCCATCTGCAATAACTCCCGAGATGTAATTTTCATTAACTGAGCCGCTTCGCTGGCGCGCGAGCCATCCTTCCAAAGAATAGAAGCAAAACCTTCCGGACTCAAAACTGCATAAATGGTGTTTTCAAGCATCCAAACCTTATCAGCGACAGCTAAGGCCAATGCTCCTCCAGAACCTCCCTCACCGATGATTACAGCAATGATTGGAACTTTTAGGTCGCTCATTTCTAAGAGATTACGGGCAATAGCTTCTCCTTGCCCACGTTCCTCAGCACCAATCCCTGGAAAAGCACCCGCTGTATTAATCAAAGTGACAATTGGTCGCCCAAACTTTTCAGCCTGTTTCATTAATCGCAAAGCTTTACGATAGCCTTCAGGATGAGGCTGACCGAAATTGCGGTGGAGATTATCATGAAGGTTTTTGCCTTTTTGAATCCCAATAATAGTAACAGGATCCTGACCAAGGTGTCCAATTCCTCCAATGATAGCACCATCATCCGCAAACTGCCGATCACCATGTAATTCCATAAAATCTGAACAAAGCACTTTAGCATAGTCTAAAGCAGTCAAACGACTCTGATCACGGGCTTCTTTTAAAACTCTAGCTGTATCTGTCATTTGCTACCTCCATGTAAGTCAAGTAATTTGGCAATCGTTCGTCGTAAATCAGTTCGTTTCACAATAGCATCGACAAAGCCGTGACTTAAGAGAAATTCGGCTTTTTGGAAATCCTCCGGTAAATCCTGTCTGACGGTTGTCTCAATCACACGACGTCCCGCAAAACCAACCATGGACTGAGGCTCCGCTAAGATAATATCACCTTGCATGGCAAAACTGGCGGTCACCCCACCAGTTGTTGGGTCTGTCAGAATGGTCAAGTAAAAAAGCCCTGCTTTCGAATGCTTTTTAATGACTGCCGAGATTTTCGCCATTTGCATTAAGCTAAAGATTCCTTCTTGCATACGAGCTCCACCAGAGGCAGTGAATATCACCAGTGGAAGAGATTCTTCAATCGCTAACTCAATTAATCTAGTTAATTTTTCACCAACAACCGTCCCCATACTAGCCATAATAAAATGACTATCCATAATTGCTAGGGCCACGTTATTTCCTTTAATTGATGCTTTACCAGTGAGAACAGCTTCATGTAAACCAGTCTTTTGTCTTGCTTGACTAATTTTCTTCTGATAATCAGGAAAATTCAAAGGGTCTTTGGTCTCAATATCATTAAACAACTCACTAAACGAGTCCTTATCAACAACCATTTCTAATCGTTCTTGAGCAGAAACCCTAAAATTATAAGAACATCGAGGACAAATTTTAGTCAATCCTAAATCTTTTTGGTAAATCAGATGTTTACAAGACGGACATTTAGCAAAGAGTTCATCAGGTACTTCTGGGACAAGATTACTAGTAGCACTGGACGCAGAATGATTAGGAGTGATACGAATATATTTGTCTTTTTTTCTAAATAACGACATATCTACTCCTATTCTTTATTATAGTTTGGTAAAAATGTTTCCATCAAAAATGACGTGTCATAATCTCCAGCAATAACTTGTTTATCAGCAATAAGATCCAATTGGAAATTAATATTGGTCGAAACACCTTCAATCTCCATCTCATAGAGAGCTCTTTGCATTTTCATCAAGGCATCAAAACGATTCTCACCATGAACAATAACCTTAGCAATCATACTATCATAGTAAGGCGGGATGGTGTAACCCGGATAAACAGCTGAATCAACCCTTAGTCCAACCCCACCACTTGGCAAATATAAATCACTAATCCGCCCAGGACTTGGTGCAAAATTAAAGTCTGGGTTTTCAGCATTAATCCGACACTCAATAGCATGCCCACGAAACTGAATATCTTCTTGTTTTAGCTCCAATGGGATGCCCGCAGCAATCTTGATTTGTTCTTTTACCAAATCAACACCAGTCACAAATTCAGTCACTGGGTGTTCCACTTGTATTCGAGTATTCATTTCCATAAAGTAAAACTGTCCACTAGCTTCGTCCAGTAAGAATTCAATGGTTCCCGCATTTTCATAACCAACAGCTTTGGCAGC encodes:
- the ldcB gene encoding LD-carboxypeptidase LdcB/DacB, whose translation is MKKYSYLLLIPLLFTLAACQQNQSQGKTKDSEKITESSQPKKKVASKNSKSAKVTNNGSYYSVEGKYGPVIIVNKQHPLDKNYNPGEDPQAKEAFLQVLAAMRNQGFSVSEQYSGFRSYDTQTELYQNYVNRDGQAQADRYSARPGYSEHQSGLAFDILDGQGNLLEEPQASQWLLEHAPDYGFVLRYLPSKESSTGYQAESWHIRYVGKEAGDIAKSGKTLEEYYGVPGGDYTN
- a CDS encoding acetyl-CoA carboxylase carboxyl transferase subunit alpha yields the protein MTDTARVLKEARDQSRLTALDYAKVLCSDFMELHGDRQFADDGAIIGGIGHLGQDPVTIIGIQKGKNLHDNLHRNFGQPHPEGYRKALRLMKQAEKFGRPIVTLINTAGAFPGIGAEERGQGEAIARNLLEMSDLKVPIIAVIIGEGGSGGALALAVADKVWMLENTIYAVLSPEGFASILWKDGSRASEAAQLMKITSRELLQMGVIDHIIAERGYFSSEIIDNLRDQLIKEFTELKKLTLDQLVEKRYHKFRLF
- the accD gene encoding acetyl-CoA carboxylase, carboxyltransferase subunit beta, with the translated sequence MSLFRKKDKYIRITPNHSASSATSNLVPEVPDELFAKCPSCKHLIYQKDLGLTKICPRCSYNFRVSAQERLEMVVDKDSFSELFNDIETKDPLNFPDYQKKISQARQKTGLHEAVLTGKASIKGNNVALAIMDSHFIMASMGTVVGEKLTRLIELAIEESLPLVIFTASGGARMQEGIFSLMQMAKISAVIKKHSKAGLFYLTILTDPTTGGVTASFAMQGDIILAEPQSMVGFAGRRVIETTVRQDLPEDFQKAEFLLSHGFVDAIVKRTDLRRTIAKLLDLHGGSK